The following coding sequences lie in one Primulina huaijiensis isolate GDHJ02 chromosome 2, ASM1229523v2, whole genome shotgun sequence genomic window:
- the LOC140963865 gene encoding cytochrome P450 89A2-like, translating into MEVWFVIVVALCISALVSSFLNLFKKKLPPGPPSLPLLVYLIWLRRPISELEFILRRLQARYGPLMTLTIGPRKLVFVGSHSLAHSALIQHGAVFSDRPTPRATSKILNRNQKSISDAGYGTTWRLLRRNITHEILHPARVKSYSSSRRWVLSILINRLVDTSKSESSVRLIDHFQYAMFCLLALMCFGDKLQEKQIKEIESVQRRLLIGSRRFNILNFWPRLGKILFHNRWKELMRLRLEQEQVLIPLIKYRIRAKQQSLSNHQADEEAVLAYVDTLVDLQLPEENRKLDESEMVSLCSEFLSAGTETTSTALQWIMANLVKYPHIQSKLYDEIISVIGSRKSSQQQQMVEEEDAQKMPYLKAVVLEALRRHPPAHFVLPHRVTEDIELDGYVIPREARVNFMVADMGLDPKVWEDPMEFKPERFLPTSSGEAFDITGSREIKMMPFGAGRRICPGLTLALLHLEYFVANLIWNFEWIPVEGDEVDLTEKQELPTVMKNPLQARITPRI; encoded by the coding sequence ATGGAGGTCTGGTTTGTCATCGTCGTGGCTCTGTGTATCTCAGCCTTAGTGAGCTCCTTCTTGaatcttttcaagaaaaagCTGCCGCCAGGGCCACCAAGTTTGCCTTTGTTGGTCTATTTGATATGGCTCCGCCGCCCTATTTCAGAGTTGGAATTCATCCTCCGCCGCCTCCAGGCCCGATATGGTCCCCTCATGACGTTGACCATCGGTCCTCGGAAGCTCGTTTTCGTTGGAAGCCACTCCCTGGCCCACAGTGCACTTATCCAGCACGGTGCTGTCTTCTCTGACCGGCCAACTCCCCGGGCCACCAGCAAGATTTTGAACAGAAACCAGAAGTCGATTAGTGACGCCGGATACGGCACCACCTGGCGCCTCCTCCGCCGCAACATAACTCATGAGATCCTACATCCGGCCCGGGTCAAGTCCTACTCGAGTTCCCGCAGATGGGTTCTTTCGATTCTAATCAATCGTCTTGTTGATACGTCCAAGTCCGAATCTTCGGTCAGACTGATCGATCACTTTCAGTACGCCATGTTCTGCCTGCTGGCGCTCATGTGCTTTGGGGACAAGCTCCAGGAGAAGCAAATCAAGGAAATTGAATCGGTGCAACGCCGGTTGCTTATAGGTTCTCGCCGATTCAATATCCTCAACTTCTGGCCTCGGTTGGGGAAAATCTTGTTCCACAATCGCTGGAAGGAACTCATGCGACTGCGTCTAGAACAGGAGCAAGTGCTGATTCCTCTCATTAAGTATCGCATCCGAGCCAAACAACAGTCTCTCTCTAACCATCAAGCAGATGAAGAAGCAGTGTTAGCATATGTGGACACACTGGTTGATTTGCAACTTCCCGAGGAAAACAGGAAACTTGATGAATCGGAAATGGTGAGCCTCTGCAGCGAATTTCTTTCCGCTGGCACGGAAACCACATCCACAGCGCTGCAATGGATAATGGCTAATCTTGTCAAGTATCCTCACATCCAATCCAAGCTTTACGATGAGATAATCAGCGTCATAGGCTCGCGGAAAAGCAGCCAGCAGCAGCAGATGGTGGAGGAAGAGGATGCACAGAAAATGCCATACCTGAAAGCAGTAGTGTTAGAAGCCCTGCGGCGACACCCACCGGCTCATTTCGTCTTGCCGCACAGGGTGACAGAGGACATCGAATTGGATGGTTACGTGATCCCTCGTGAGGCCAGAGTAAATTTTATGGTGGCAGATATGGGTTTGGACCCAAAGGTGTGGGAGGATCCGATGGAATTCAAGCCGGAGAGGTTCTTGCCCACAAGTTCTGGAGAGGCTTTCGACATAACCGGGAGCAGAGAGATCAAGATGATGCCATTTGGTGCCGGAAGGAGGATCTGTCCAGGCCTTACATTGGCACTCCTGCATTTGGAATATTTTGTGGCCAATCTGATTTGGAACTTCGAGTGGATTCCTGTCGAAGGTGACGAAGTAGATCTTACCGAGAAACAAGAACTCCCCACTGTCATGAAGAATCCGCTTCAAGCTCGGATCACTCCTAGAATCTGA